From Carassius auratus strain Wakin chromosome 9, ASM336829v1, whole genome shotgun sequence:
atagatagatagatagatagatagatagatggatagatggatagatggatagatggatagatggatagatatttCTTAAAGAGGTGTTTTACTAACCAAGGGTAGCTGCACAGGATCTTCTTGAGGAACAGAGAGGCACTTTGGGACACATTTTGGTAGAGCTTACTGAGGTCAAACTTGGCTGCCTGAATTCTGGCCTCTGTCTCGGCAGGGTCATTCTCTGTAAACGGCAGTCTCCCGCTGAGCCTGAATGGTGTACGGCATGACAAAAGCTTCATGTTACACACTAGAATAGTGTTCATGTCAAACACAATCACAGCCACTGACAGCTCACAAGCTCCAGAGAGCTTCTGGAATGCGAAGACAAAACGCAAGGGACAAAACACAAACtgtaacattaataaatactccCACTGATAAAAGATAGAAAACTGGACATTTAAAAGTCAACATGGAATTAAAACAGACCCCATTTCCTTCCAAAGACAGAGCTGCAATGGACAACACTCACATGATATAAGTCAATACGCCAATGCTCCAGATATCAGCCGGTGGACCCACCACATCTCCTTTCAACATCTCAGGAGCTTTCAGTAATCAGCAGAGATATAAACACATTAGTGAGTGAGAAGAAATGTGCAATTgcttataatatatacataactaaaatattaaataagagGGAATGGTATACCATAGGATTATCTCACAAGgaaataaatacaatgttttaCCTAAAATCCTCTGGGGTTTATATGAaaccatatatttaaaaaactgtcttacacATATAATCCAGTGTTCCAATGGGTGGAGAGAACTGCTTCAGGAACAGTGGATTGAAGGTCTGTGCACTACCAAAATCAATAATCTTAACAACATTCATGTAAGTGACGATGATATTGTCTGCTTTGATATCCAGATGCAGGATTCTCCGGCTGTGCAGGTAGTCCAGACCCTGAAGTATCTGTACGATGTACGCCACCACGTCATCCTCTGAATATCGGAACCTAGAAAGAGAGATAAATGATAAGGTGTATTTCATAATCTTCATGCTGGCAGGGAAACTTCAAATAATATTTACCAAACAAGATTGCTTAATGAACGTTTTGTATttctaaagggatagttcacccaaaaatgaagaacTCTGTATCTGACCTGTCAATCAGACTATGGAGCAGCTCTTTCCCTGAGCAGCACTCAGAGATGAGCACTAGGTAGCGTGGGGTGACGTAGGCCTCATGCAGAGCCATGACCTTCTCGTGGTGGAGTGACTTCAGTATGTCATACTCCTGTAGCACGGCCTGCTTGCTCTCAGGCTCATACGGCACAATCTTGGCCATGTACAGGTTACCGGTGGCATTTTCCCGACACTCTCTGATCACACCAAAACGACCTCTGTGGTGAAGAAAATACAAAGGGATCAATGGCTGTCAAGTTccaatattatagattttttttttgcttgaaaaGAGTTGATActtccttaaataaataaataaataaataaaccacttgaaattctgtaataatgtccaaaaacattaatacatttttagtggCTTACGTGTccaaaataagtgtatttttatgGCAAAAAGCCACCTTATAAAAGAAGCAGTTAACTATTGAGTGTTTTCCACCCTAAGGGTTGTCTTATTTTGGTTAGCTTCCCCAGCAAAGCcactggtaaaaaaataaaataaaaaataaaataaaacaacaaataaaataaatcaaagaagaagaaaaaaaagtgaataaagaaataagcaatcaaataaatatacacaaataagtttaaataaatacaacaaaaaatatataaataaataaaaataccaaaacaataaatatacaaaataaacagctataaaaatacaatttaaaaacaataaaatataatatgcatgactacaactaaaaaaaaaataacaaaataaacaaataaataaacaggcatcaaaaaacaatttaacaaaatatgaCACTATCAACAACTTGGAACAGTAATTACATTAAGAGCTAATTCAGCTTATGACATTATTGTTCTAGTAAAGTGTTTATCATGTTATGATATCATATGGATTACTTACAGCTTCTTTTGTATGTGgtgtaattagtttttattatttgatgttgATTTGATAAACAGCCATAAATATGTTCTATGTGACACTGGTATAAGGTACTATAAAAAAGATCAGTCACTGCACTTTACCTTGCTTTCTCATCCATGAATGTGTATGGTTTCTGTGGGACTCCCTGCCTTAGGGTCGACTCTCCAGGTTTTCCTATAGGGGTCCTGCGCCCTGTAGGAGTGATGCGTCCAGACGGAGTGGCTCTTCCACTTGGAGTCATACGATTGGGTGTGCCAGTACCCTCCCCTACGGGACTCAGACTTGTAACTAACACAACCGGTGGTGACAGGGCAGGAGAAGGCGTGTTTGGGGTGACTGGGGTCACATGTGCTGTAGTGGTGGTCGGGACGTACATGGGCACTGAAGAGATAGGCTTGCCCATAGCAGTTGGAGGGGAGACCAAAGGGGGCGGGGACACCGGAGGAGTGTGAGATGGAGGGGAGACCACATTCACAGGGGTCTGAGGTTTGGGCAGGACGACGGGTGGCGAGGGTTTAGCAGGAGGAGGCTGAGCTGCAGGGGATGCTGGGGAGGGTTTGGCCATAGTGATGTTGAGAGTAGTCTTAGCTTTAGCTGGGGTAGGAGCACTAGGGGATGGAGTTCGGATATCAGGCACAGTACGATGACTCGGGGCAAGAGCGGCAGGGGAAGGTGTCGTAGCTGTTGCAGGTGCAGCAGGGGGAGATACAGGCTTTACCGGCTGGACTGTGGAGGGCGCTGAAGTCACCGGTGGAGCTGCAGCCTGTTTAACGGCAGCAGGCTTCATCGCAGGTAGAGTCATTGTGGATGTTACCACTGAAGGTGCAGGAGCCGGAGCTGATGGGAGCGTTTTGACAACGACTTTTCCACTGGACTTTTGGGGTGCTGTTAAAAAGACtttgaatttgaaaaacaaaGATGCACAGATGCATAATTTCCATTCAAAATTATATTACACTATTGTTAAAAagtttaatatacagtaaaaacagtaatattatgaaacattatcatttaagGCAGTGtcctcaaactcaattcctggagagCCACAGCTCTCCGGACTTTAGCTCCAGCCAGCTtcaaatcacacctgcttggaagtttctataATCCTGAAGATCctgattagctggatcagatgtgtttgattagggttggagctgtgCTCCTCCAGGAATTAAGTTTGAGATCAATGATTTAAGGTAACCATTTTTTGGTTACGCTTTATTTTaaggcattactccagtcttcagtgtcaaatgaactttcagaaatcattcgaatatgctgtagttgctgtcacttttgatcaatttaatgttcccctgctgaataaaagtattaataataaaaaaaattaaaattaaaattaactgaccccaaatgttttgACCAGtactatattgtattatattataaatatattcatctaatattatacagtattttgagtcAAATTCACTGTCATTTGGTAGTTTTGTGACATTCCATTTGTCTTCAAAGAACATAAAAAAGGTAAGAGacactaaaatgcatttaatatcgGTACACCTGCAGCAAAAATTTACTGGTTTACTTTATTGGCTGCCAACAGTGTAAAATTGTTGAGAACCACTTATGTAGGTAAGAACATTTGTGCACCTGTTGAGTCCAGGATGATTTTTTCAGACAGATTGCTGTAAGGTCCCTGACCAGCCTTGTTCACACAGGCCACTCTGAACCTGTATGCTGCACCGGTTGGAAGGTCCGTGACATTGTAGTAACAGTCAGCCACACCTGTGGCTACTATCAGCCAGTTAGTCTCACCtaggaaaataaatattacattggaACATGACAAGAATAAGAATTGGGTGCAACATCCTTCCTTTCCAAAAGAGGGCAGTAGAGCTgaaaaaattataactttttcctctacacttttttttatttttttacattttacaggaAAATTAAGATATTACATTATTGttatcataaaacataaaatttttgCTTGATTATCTCAGTATTAAATCTCACTTTAAATTGTCAGTCAAAGTCCAGTAGGATAAATAATGAGTGCTGTCCACTAACCCTCTGTCTTCCTCTCCAGAGAGTAGGTGCATGGTGCCGTGGTGTCTGAGGGTCTCCAGACCACCAGAGCGGTGTTTTTATACTTCTGAGGCACCTCAGGAGTCCCAGGACTATTAGGCAGAcctacaaataaatatttggtgTTACCTACTAGAAATTTTCTTGGTTCTTATGACTTTCGAAAAAACCTTCAATTGATTggggtaaataaatgttatttatttatttaatactttatttatttagcagacacaTATTAAACTTATCAAAAGAGAGTAAAGAaatttagaaagtaaaaaaaaaaaactattttaaatacatatatgataaaagatatattatagtgtttattaaatgacaaatcagcatattagaattgatttctaaaggatctgAAGGATTAATGGCAGacgaaaattcagttttgccacaCAATCGCAAGAATAAAGCAcacatcaaaaacattcaaaaatcttaccatccccaaaacttttgaaaggtaagTATATGTTACTGAGTTTAGTGCAAATTGTATAGAAACTGCaatgattaaatattatagaGCTGAACATAAACAGAAAACTTTATGTTTGCTATAGAAAGTCACATGCTTTTCCAGCTTTTTGCAATATACAAATTGTCCTTGACCATGGAAACTTTCAGACATTaatgtaagaaagaaagaaaggagaaagaaaaagaaagaataaataaaacaaaactgtctCAGTTAGAGTATCTACATAATATTCACACCTCTGCTAGCAAGTCACCCTTCCATATTAATCAGCTTTGTGAACCACAAAAAGGAGTGAATAATTTATGGCCTGCTGTTCTAGGAGAAAGTAGCTTTGCACAATGATAAGCAATGCATTAGCCTGCTCACGATGTTAAAAAGCCAATGGCATTTCTGTTGTCAAGACTAAAAGAGATCCTTCCTGAGTCTTGCTGTGATGAGTTATGCActaactcttaaaaaaataaatgtgttctttATTTCTGTTCTTTCACTGTCCCACTTTCATCTTTGTTCCAGCCTTTACTTTTCTGAGAAATTCTGGATCACTGCAATATAGCACTTCTCATCTTATTTTCTCCTTAAGGGGTTTTAACACTGACAGTGCTTCTCTACAACAAAATGATGAGAttgcattcattttcattaagatttcatttattttctgtgacACATCAAGTTTGAGAGAAGTGATGCATAAAATCAGATGCACAACCATGTCAAAAATTGTCAGCATTTTTTACTAGTGTACTGATGATCATTCTAGTTTATGAAATGATCCATTATGCATTGCTGCAATTTATAGATAAACACTTTCCCCAGCAGAATATTTAATTGCTGTGGAtaacatctgattttttttttctcagtctttttctCATTTACCCATCTATTCTCCTTCCTAATCAGCCAGACTTTTACTACCTCATTAGCTTTCTTTCTAATCATTCTTGTCTTAAACTTACGAGCAAGGGACACAACGCATGAGCTGGTGACAGAGGCCAGTGTGTTCGAAGCCACACATTCATAAAGCCCTGCATCCTTCTTGGTGGTCTTCATAATCATCAGGAGCTGTCTCCCATCAGGGCAGGATATCATGTTCATCCTCGGGTCTATCTCAAGTGGCTTCTTATCTAAGAATACACAAAGTTGAAAAGCAAAACTGTTAGTTGGGAACTTGAAGTTTTTCCAAAATCATAATTTCAAATCCACAACCTGGTATGCTCTAATGTTAATGTTGACATTTTAGACTTTGAATTTGGTGTTGTTAATTTAGGGTGACATTTACTTTGAGGTGAAGAGAGATCCTTCTAAAATATATAGGTTTGCTTGTGTTGTATCTAAAATGTATGGTTTAGTGCAGCAcagatatttttaaagaacaaaatACCAATAAATATATGCTTTAATATCTTATTTTTAACTCTCAAAGTACTCCATATTGGCTGAGACAGTATAATGCGGAAGAATTTCTAATTTCTACAGATacaacatgaagccaatataggGAGATAATACACTTACAATTACTGCAAAGTTATTTTATATTCAGTATATTCAGTTAAGTTTTTTTGCTCTCCATTTAGGTCAGATTCTATTATCTGTAGTCCCATAGAAGCTTTTATTACAGTTTGAATCAGACCTTTCATCCATGAGATGCGTGGGTGAGGACTGCCAGCAGGGAGGCAGCTGAGAGTTACAGGATCTCCCTCCAAGAGAACGTGGTCCCTTAGTTTGATATGGAACACAGGAGGGAAGTCTAGTTGTTGAGAGAATCAGTGAAAAGACTAGTGAGACAGGCACTATAATTTATCTCCCACAGCTGTGCCAAAGCAAGTCCATATGCATAATTGATTCATTGATGATACATGTAAATCTTTAAACAACATTGGATGTAATCAAATAGGTGTCTTCTTTTGTGCAAAAGTTACTGTGAAATTCGTAAAATGAAATGTGCAATACCAGATGTTAGACGTGTGTACTGGCGAGAGCGGAGAGAGCCATTCTCCCTGGCAATGGAAGCTGGGATGTCTGGTTGGGAAACCGTCTTGTCTCTTTTTCCCCTTGTCAACCCCCAGCGGTCCCATCGTGATCTGCGttcaatttctgtacctggaAAAAAATTAAGGCCTTTTAACAGCAAGACCATATTAAGAGCATTAaccccccccaccaaaaaaaaaaatatttgtgtactTTTAGCAGCTGATTCTGATTGGATGCTTGACATGGAATCGAGTGATTCTGATGAGGTCCCTTTCCCTGATTGGGCAGCAATTTGGTTCTGTGGGACACCCATCCTCTTCAGACTGCCACCTTCTGAGGTGGAACGACGTAGTTTTGTGAATATAGGTGTCCTTTTCTCCATCTTGCTTTCATTATCATCTTTCCTGTCCTCAGAGTGGCTCCTAATCCTTGTGGATAAGCTTGCCATGGTACTGCCAATCTTCTTGCGCATGGCAAGGATCGGTGACTCTGAGGGTGCTTTGGACTCAGGCTCTGGGGGAGGCTCAGGACCTCCATCCAACCTCACCATCTCAATCTCTTTCTTTTCTTGGGATCCCCTCCGTCCCAGTGCCCAGGACAGACGACGCCTGGGTGCTGAAGCTTCCTCTTCTTTGAGCTTCTCTTCCTGCCTCTCTACTGATGGGGTTCTTTTCAAGCGCATTGAGAGTCTCCTCATGAACCCAGGGTCCTTCTCCGCCTCACGAAGATCCTGAACTGACTTGGACTTCTCCTCCATCCGCCTTGGAACAAATTCTAATGGTGCACCAATTGGCCTTGGGCGATACATTTCTTCTGCGGTTTCTGGAGCAACGGTGGAAGGCTTTTCTTCCGTTTTCTGGAATGAGAAGCGTTTAAGACTACGAGTTAGAGAGGACTCACGCTTCTTGAAACGAGCTTCAAAGACCTCCTCAGATGCAAGGTCCTGAATGTTGCTTCCAGGAGACGGCTCTCGCTCAGAGGAGGCACGAGTGGGAGTTTCAGGAGGACTTGGCTCTTTAGGAGAATGTTCTGTTGAGGCAACCCGAGAAAAGACTGCAGGATGTTCAGTGCTTTGGGGAAGGTCTGGTTTGGATGAAGAAGTTAGCAAAAGGCTTGGTTCAGAGATGTGTTTGGAAATGGGTGCATAGACTGGAACTGAAGCTGGGCTGGTTGTTGGGGTGGTTGATGCAGGTGTAGGCACAGGAACAGGACCAGGTTGGCTAGATGCCTGGACTGATGGTACCATGATGGTCTGCATGATACTAGCATATGCAGACACTCTACCATCTGGGAGCACTGTACGTGCAGGGAGTGATGGAGTCACATAAGTTGAGACGACACTCTGGGGGCTGGGAGCTGGGGCAGCTGTTGGGGTCACCATTATTGAGCTGGTGGTAATGGTAACCTCTGGAGACTTTGGTGATGCCTTTACATTATCCTCAACTTCTTTAACCTCATCCTCAACTTCTTTTACCACATCCTCAATTTCTTTTATCTCATCCTCAACTTCTTTAACCTCAATCTCTGGAGCAGGAGGCTCCACTTCTTCCTCTTGTTCTTTatcctctctttcttcctcttcctcaatTGTTTCCTCTACTATGGGGGTCTTCAGCTTAATTTCATCCACTTTTTGAGACTTTTCACTGGGCACCTCTAACTTGCTCTGGACCTTCTCCTGTGCATCAGTCTCCCAAGATTTCTGATCAACACTACtagattgatctgcattagtttttGGCAAAACAATGACTTCTTCTGGTCTGTTGTCCTTGTAGACAGCTGATTCTTTTTCCTCAATTTTCTCTTTCTCACATACTTCTGGTTCTGGTGTATGGATTTTTGGGGTGATGGGGCGAGAATCCTTAACTGGCTCTGTGAGAGCAGACATAGATACAGCTTCCTGGAGTCGTCTCTCTTCTATTTGTGCCAGTGGGATCTCTAGAGGTGCTCCCATCCGTCGGTGCAAGGGCATGGGCTCTGAATCACCCTGGCTGAAAGAAGCACTCTTTCGGAGTATCTTTGTCTTTGGGATATCATCTCTAGGAGACTCGCTGGATGCCGCTCTAACAAGTGGAGGGTTTCCAAGGCGAGACCCCCGCACATAGCGCTTCTCATCCCCCATGCCTAATGTCTCCAGCAATGGGCCTCGTAATCCGCTCATCTTGTTATCTACAGAGCCACCCCTGAGAAGTCTCTGCCTCATAAGTTCCAATTTCAGGGCATAGTCTTCCTGGCTCAGCTTTGCAGCTCCTGGACTTGGGCTTCTCCTTGGAAGCTCCATCGATACTGACTTTTGCAGAATTCTACTTCCATCGGTAGAGCTTTCTTCTGTGCCCTCCTCTGGTTTGATGTGGAGCTGTAGGGCACTGTCAGCTGAGCTCCCTCTGCGCAACTCTCCTCTGCGACGAGCTCCCTCTGGCTCATCTGACTCCATGCTTGAACCTCTCCGCATAGGTCTCTTTGCGTGCTCTGCTCTTTTGGCCAGTTCTGCTGGTTCTACATCAGATGAGCCTTTTTCATCATCTTGTGTTGATCTCTTCCTGGCTTTACCCCTAGCAGCTGCACCTGCACCCTCTTTCTCTGACATCTCCACTTCCATGGGCTCTGACTTCTGATGGCTTGAAGCAGGCCTCTCAGCATTTCCATTCGGTCTACCTGTCATTTCATCATCCCCAACAATTTCAGTCAGTGACATTCTAGAACCTGAGAATTCCATGTTTATGGGCATTGGGATAAAAGGCAGCTCATCAATGTCTTCATCCGAATCtgaagatgatgatggtggtggtgagcCTTGTTTCAGATGTCGTGGAACAGCAATGGAAATGTGGCTAGAGGAGTCATCCAGTAACTCGGCTATGGACCTCATTACCATCTTAGATTTATAGCTGATAAGAGATCGCTAAAAGAGATATGTGAGCATTGTTACAATGACATACTAAAAGAATCTATAATATTTTAAGCACTGaacaaaattcattaaaatgatctTACCTGCCATTTTCTTCTGGACATAAACTTTTTCAGGGACTCTGTGCTGATGCTTTTACCCTTATTCAAGgtctaaaataatgaaatacgTATTTTAACAATCACTGTAAATAACTTTTTCCATTAAATACTTTTATCTAAATagtttaaaacttaaattaacttGATGTTGAATTAATTCATATAACATATTTGGATAGCCACACGTCTAAAGGAGCATTTCTTTACTCTTCTACTCTTTCGTTACCTTGAACCAGGGATGCCGAAGACATTCGTTAGCATCGGGTCTCCTGcagataaaacaacattaaacaaaTTGCCACTTAACAAAAACCGTTCTTAGCAGTAGAAATAATTTTCTCAACAATATATTATCAACAGGAGTATTGTGCTGCAGATAAGCACCGTAGATTCCACTTACAATCTATCAGCCACCAGCAGTTTAATGACGAATCCCTTAGCTTCATGACAGAGGTCGGTAAACATGCTTTCTTCAAAAGCTACATTATAGTTCCTGATGTTGAGAACCGAACTGCGGTCGTTTTCTCCAGCAAAAGGAGAAACTCCAGTGAGACTGCAAAATAGAGTTGTTTGTTGAAGTCTTAACTGAAGATACTGGTATTAGTGATGAACACTAAACTCTTGCTTAACATAAATTAACATAATATGATgtaaaattatatcattatttttattctaatagACAGATTTGAAATAATCCTACCATAAGTATGTTAGAACTCCAACAGGcctgtgagaagaaaaaaaaagttgaattgtGAGGCACTAATGTATTCATGATACTTTAGAGGCTGCATACAGATTTGTTCAAGAGCTGTTTTGTGATGGAGGCACCAGGTGCGTTACCAGATGTCCGTTGCCTTGGAGACGGGTGTCTGGTTAACAATCTCTGGGGCGACAAATTCTGGAGTGCCATATTTGCAGTACTGTGCCTCATCAGGCGTGAACTTTACAGCATTTCCAAAATCACATATGCGGATCTGATCACTAGTAGGGTCTGCCATGAGGATATTATCAGGCTgagtagaaaaaaagaagagtCTAGTCAACACATCGTTTCTTTACCGTGATTATTCTTATGGGAGAAAATGGTAAAGACAGCAAATTACATAACATTTACCTTTAAGTCTAGATAGAGTATGTCATGATGATGAAGATAACTAATACCCTCCAACAGTTGCCTCACGCTGGATCGGATCTGCAGTAAACAGTTTAGGGACACGCGTCACTTTTACTAGTCCTATCCCTACAGAAATTCTTAAAAGAACACATTCTTTATTCTCCCAATAACTAGAACATGCAAAGAGAAATGGCCCATGACAAACCAAATGTGACAAGTCTACTCAAACATTTGGAACTTTTTGGGTCACTTTGAAAGGTCAAACTGGTTCACTCACCTCTGACTCCATTACTGTTGATTTCTTTGTAAGCCTTTCGAGAAGCTCCTCATGGCATCTTTACACATTGTCAAAGACAATCACAGTGACGGGGCAAAGCTTGTGATCAACTCATCATCACTACAACGTGTGAGCGGAAGTGTGATTGTGCCAGATTGTGTGGATGTGAGATAATTATACAGTGGGGACCAAAAATCTGAGTTCACAAGtgaaaatgcatctcttttaCACACCATTTCAtgctgttcaaataaataaatcacaaattataGTCATAACAGTTAAAGTTCAGTGTTCAACTAAAACAATTTACATGTCCTAgtattt
This genomic window contains:
- the LOC113108331 gene encoding striated muscle preferentially expressed protein kinase-like isoform X7, whose product is MKKIWSKKRFQKTGHSNRTFGRFTHGVFGFIDNSEVFRSCRKQSYDSETTEDEAAEPQIPLEAKEGARGFQDEAGERMMDVAPDASDRWAAGETTVLEKEALALGSRAPGPQSARSPSEEVLRESPPQVLPPPSPKIGRSTASPLLSRSGSSPATPLAPRKKVVVPTEYQDTVPGEFEEKIKQPKSSGMSQSSAQDSRPQTPVSEYSRKELTPRPSPKLTRASSKIFEKVRVFEERRKSIDNPEGSISGRSWAGFNRASSIDSDEGGSRLGISRESSKEDLREALKADAAHRRTMFKQRASSLEDRPHYSQKVQDIENKFTEELQRIKKLVGKPHMKKSFSTEQLSTSHRSRLPIRKVEPIPPQVLQKLQERERAQREQEMREREQAKERSPPKSPSRRRKDQLAQKVESDRSVPTTKVVSTFGQEPSPPEAMSLSDLPGQRSPRLRGPSPSRDSTRRSPTVEITSMAEERSRGRAESPSRNVLEMTLRKVEPRPASPLVKRVVRVQEVPQANDESMHKKTPIEITLRKLERRPESPLVQGETVAIQECPVQAPTKPPRVSSSSSSEEKMELDVTPLPPALKLTIPKIIVEEEPMETDTPAEKTDKAVKSGTAKEEKPQRSRGRGRRQRPMSPELESSDDSYVSAGEDPLEAPVFEFPLQDTVASTGTEVLLKCIVSGTPFPEVTWKRDNTEIKNSPTHVVKVEGERHTLLIKWTKPSDAGTYTVTATNEVGEMSSSATLFIKSEPSQDQRGNLGVPMDVSSPITSDEEYLSPLEEGMDFSSYRGPEPRKIVDTRFKEPPSFQVVIGDQTVIEGQEVTMSVRVSGQPKPMLYWLRDRVTIKTGACHIVHETEEGNFEMIIKSAQKSDSGVYTCKIINEYGTKQCEGKLEVKARPIEPGLAIIRPVRDVMVKAGETALFECHVIGPQDTDVDWLSDGKLIQPALLDCKMHFDGKRCRLLLNSVHEDDSGTYTCKLSTAKEELTSSAKLKVVASIEPLFTRKLDVLEVIEGRNARFDCKVSGTPPPRVIWSHFDHPLEDSEDIRILKEGGRHSLIISHVSNEDEGLYTVVARNSHGEAECAAELYVQEPRPAISSQIAKLEKMPSIPEEPEVPENEVERFTMPDFVKPLYDLDVVEGREAVLRCKVAGLPYPAIIWFHNGKRIDSTEDRKMTQFRDVHSLVIRSVCHAHGGVYKCVISNKVGKATCYAHLYVTDILPDPPDGGPVIESITGKTITLSWKKPRRLDPSIDPSSLMYAVQQQALGSIQWTIIASCLKQTIYTITNLSKGVRYAFRVLSITSKAFSKPSPATEPVQLLDRGPYLQEAPIIIDKPDIVYMVEKQPLSITVTLNHVNASVTWKRGAVTLSNRPGLYELSMPDDDQHTLMLCKVKSSDVGQLTCIASNKYGSDTCTLTLEMAVAPTFETIMEDLDVNVGETPRFAVVVEGKPVPDILWYKGDTLLSESSHFTFVYDDNECSLVVLNTQADDSGVYTCTAKNLAGSVSCKAELTVHIAKEYKDDPMEDEASILRKMRRLTDYYDVHKEIGRGAFSYVKRVIQKAGKNEYAAKFISARAKRKVSALRELDILSHLDHERILYFHDAFEKKNAVIIITELCHEELLERLTKKSTVMESEIRSSVRQLLEGISYLHHHDILYLDLKPDNILMADPTSDQIRICDFGNAVKFTPDEAQYCKYGTPEFVAPEIVNQTPVSKATDIWPVGVLTYLCLTGVSPFAGENDRSSVLNIRNYNVAFEESMFTDLCHEAKGFVIKLLVADRLRPDANECLRHPWFKTLNKGKSISTESLKKFMSRRKWQRSLISYKSKMVMRSIAELLDDSSSHISIAVPRHLKQGSPPPSSSSDSDEDIDELPFIPMPINMEFSGSRMSLTEIVGDDEMTGRPNGNAERPASSHQKSEPMEVEMSEKEGAGAAARGKARKRSTQDDEKGSSDVEPAELAKRAEHAKRPMRRGSSMESDEPEGARRRGELRRGSSADSALQLHIKPEEGTEESSTDGSRILQKSVSMELPRRSPSPGAAKLSQEDYALKLELMRQRLLRGGSVDNKMSGLRGPLLETLGMGDEKRYVRGSRLGNPPLVRAASSESPRDDIPKTKILRKSASFSQGDSEPMPLHRRMGAPLEIPLAQIEERRLQEAVSMSALTEPVKDSRPITPKIHTPEPEVCEKEKIEEKESAVYKDNRPEEVIVLPKTNADQSSSVDQKSWETDAQEKVQSKLEVPSEKSQKVDEIKLKTPIVEETIEEEEEREDKEQEEEVEPPAPEIEVKEVEDEIKEIEDVVKEVEDEVKEVEDNVKASPKSPEVTITTSSIMVTPTAAPAPSPQSVVSTYVTPSLPARTVLPDGRVSAYASIMQTIMVPSVQASSQPGPVPVPTPASTTPTTSPASVPVYAPISKHISEPSLLLTSSSKPDLPQSTEHPAVFSRVASTEHSPKEPSPPETPTRASSEREPSPGSNIQDLASEEVFEARFKKRESSLTRSLKRFSFQKTEEKPSTVAPETAEEMYRPRPIGAPLEFVPRRMEEKSKSVQDLREAEKDPGFMRRLSMRLKRTPSVERQEEKLKEEEASAPRRRLSWALGRRGSQEKKEIEMVRLDGGPEPPPEPESKAPSESPILAMRKKIGSTMASLSTRIRSHSEDRKDDNESKMEKRTPIFTKLRRSTSEGGSLKRMGVPQNQIAAQSGKGTSSESLDSMSSIQSESAAKSTEIERRSRWDRWGLTRGKRDKTVSQPDIPASIARENGSLRSRQYTRLTSDFPPVFHIKLRDHVLLEGDPVTLSCLPAGSPHPRISWMKDKKPLEIDPRMNMISCPDGRQLLMIMKTTKKDAGLYECVASNTLASVTSSCVVSLARLPNSPGTPEVPQKYKNTALVVWRPSDTTAPCTYSLERKTEGETNWLIVATGVADCYYNVTDLPTGAAYRFRVACVNKAGQGPYSNLSEKIILDSTVFLTAPQKSSGKVVVKTLPSAPAPAPSVVTSTMTLPAMKPAAVKQAAAPPVTSAPSTVQPVKPVSPPAAPATATTPSPAALAPSHRTVPDIRTPSPSAPTPAKAKTTLNITMAKPSPASPAAQPPPAKPSPPVVLPKPQTPVNVVSPPSHTPPVSPPPLVSPPTAMGKPISSVPMYVPTTTTAHVTPVTPNTPSPALSPPVVLVTSLSPVGEGTGTPNRMTPSGRATPSGRITPTGRRTPIGKPGESTLRQGVPQKPYTFMDEKARGRFGVIRECRENATGNLYMAKIVPYEPESKQAVLQEYDILKSLHHEKVMALHEAYVTPRYLVLISECCSGKELLHSLIDRFRYSEDDVVAYIVQILQGLDYLHSRRILHLDIKADNIIVTYMNVVKIIDFGSAQTFNPLFLKQFSPPIGTLDYMSPEMLKGDVVGPPADIWSIGVLTYIMLSGRLPFTENDPAETEARIQAAKFDLSKLYQNVSQSASLFLKKILCSYPWARPTIKDCFNNSWLQDAYLMRLRRQTLTFTTTRLKEFLEQQQQVRAEVATKHKVLLRSYQSTPSTPGTPAAPISQ